A single region of the Geoalkalibacter sp. genome encodes:
- a CDS encoding Ni/Fe hydrogenase subunit alpha, whose protein sequence is MNIDIKHLARMEGHANLVVDTRNGELKECRLEIVESPRFFEVMLKGRHYSDVAPIAARICGVCSVSHTLASLAATENALGVRVSEQTQGLRRLLSYGETLQSHLLHLYFMAVPDYLGVPSILPLAKTRRDLVARALRLKKVANDLVRIIGGRPVHPVTPRVGGFSALPAAQELKELRRRLVAALADLEDTVAMFAAFAIPEMARDTEYLSLAAEGAYPSLGERIVSSDGIDAPVRDFAGVIQEYFKPYANAKFARASRETLMVGPLARFRNAAAQLSPMAKKVAAALGLDAATTNPYHGNLARLTEVVHGFEEAIHLIDRLLLKGIRAESIWVPPGGGQGAGAVEAPRGTLFHAYTYDESGRIRAANCIIPTAQNLGNIEADLRALVPQLLHLPQDQITARLEMLIRAYDPCISCSTHLVKVNFV, encoded by the coding sequence ATGAACATCGACATCAAGCATCTCGCCCGCATGGAAGGGCACGCCAATCTGGTGGTGGATACGCGCAACGGCGAACTCAAGGAGTGTCGCCTGGAAATCGTCGAGTCGCCGCGCTTTTTCGAGGTGATGCTGAAAGGGCGGCATTATTCGGATGTGGCGCCCATCGCCGCGCGCATCTGCGGGGTCTGTTCCGTGTCCCACACCCTGGCGTCCCTGGCGGCCACGGAGAACGCCCTGGGGGTCAGGGTCTCGGAGCAGACGCAAGGGCTGCGGCGGCTGCTGAGCTACGGCGAGACTCTGCAAAGTCATCTGCTGCATCTCTACTTCATGGCGGTGCCCGATTATCTCGGCGTGCCGAGCATCCTGCCCCTGGCCAAGACCCGGCGCGATCTGGTGGCGCGCGCCCTGCGCCTGAAGAAGGTCGCCAACGATCTGGTGCGCATCATCGGCGGGCGCCCGGTGCATCCCGTGACGCCGCGCGTCGGCGGCTTTTCGGCGCTTCCGGCGGCGCAGGAGCTGAAAGAGCTGCGGCGGCGTCTGGTCGCGGCCCTGGCTGATCTGGAAGACACGGTGGCCATGTTCGCCGCCTTTGCCATCCCCGAGATGGCGCGCGACACCGAATACCTGAGCCTTGCGGCCGAGGGCGCTTATCCCAGCCTTGGCGAGCGCATCGTCTCGAGCGACGGCATCGATGCGCCCGTGCGCGACTTTGCCGGCGTCATCCAGGAATATTTCAAGCCCTACGCCAACGCCAAATTCGCCCGCGCCTCGCGCGAGACACTCATGGTCGGCCCCCTGGCGCGCTTTCGCAACGCCGCCGCCCAGCTCTCGCCCATGGCGAAAAAGGTCGCCGCTGCTCTCGGCCTCGATGCCGCCACCACCAACCCCTACCACGGCAACCTGGCGCGCCTCACGGAAGTGGTGCATGGTTTCGAGGAAGCCATCCATCTCATCGACCGGTTGCTGCTCAAGGGCATCCGCGCCGAATCCATCTGGGTGCCGCCCGGCGGCGGCCAGGGCGCGGGCGCCGTGGAAGCGCCGCGCGGCACCCTGTTTCACGCCTACACCTACGACGAGAGCGGCCGCATCCGCGCCGCCAACTGCATCATCCCCACCGCCCAGAACCTCGGCAACATCGAGGCCGACCTGCGCGCCCTGGTGCCCCAGCTGCTGCATCTGCCGCAAGACCAGATCACCGCCCGCCTGGAAATGCTCATCCGCGCCTACGATCCCTGCATCAGCTGTTCGACCCATCTGGTCAAGGTGAATTTCGTGTGA
- a CDS encoding hydrogenase maturation protease, with translation MTRIIGIGNPLMGDDGLGIAAVERLARLDLPKGVEVMDGGTGGLTLLHLMEGAARVLFIDAVEMGQPPGCIARFDLGGVEVAEQSALSLHESGLPQILALARELGPLPEVILYGVQPARVAPALELSPRVAEALPALLARILGELAQS, from the coding sequence GTGACCCGAATCATCGGCATCGGCAACCCGCTCATGGGCGACGACGGTCTCGGCATCGCCGCCGTGGAGCGGCTGGCTAGGCTGGATTTGCCGAAGGGCGTCGAGGTGATGGACGGCGGCACCGGCGGACTGACCCTGCTGCATCTCATGGAAGGGGCGGCGCGGGTGCTGTTCATCGACGCCGTGGAGATGGGGCAGCCGCCGGGGTGCATCGCGCGTTTTGATTTGGGCGGCGTCGAGGTCGCCGAGCAAAGCGCTTTGTCTCTGCATGAGAGCGGCTTGCCGCAGATTCTCGCCTTGGCGCGGGAGTTGGGGCCTTTGCCCGAGGTGATTCTTTACGGCGTGCAGCCGGCCCGTGTCGCGCCGGCGCTGGAGCTGTCGCCGCGCGTGGCGGAGGCCTTGCCCGCGTTGCTCGCTCGCATTCTTGGCGAGTTGGCGCAGAGCTGA